The DNA window GCTCTCCTACTGATGTTGGCTGGCAAAACCACTCTCCATGCCCTGGAATTCTTGAGCACTCAGACTAGACTCCAACCACCCTCAGCACCCTCTTTCAGAATATCCAAagtgttttacacatattatttcatatgtACCTCAAAACAACACTGTGAAATAGGAGTAATAATAcctattgtattgtattattgcctccatattacaaatgaagaaatgaaactcATAGAAGTTAAATTAAttggccagggttacatagtAAAAGTAAGAAGTGTAATTTAaaaccaagtcttcttgactcctaaaCCAACACTATCTTCTGTGCCATGTTGCCTCATGATACACTGTATTTTATCCTCAAATAAGGCTTTACTGGTGGCCTGAAATGTATATATTGAATATACATGTGGGTCAGAAAAAATCAAAATGCATTTGCTCTGAGAATAGCACTAAACTGATGGCTAATGGCTACATCAACCATATATCCAAGTATAAATCCATGTAATTCTATGCCAGCATTTCTAAAATGTTGAAGTTATAGGATTTTATGGGAAAACTTTCCTTTACTGATCACTTTCTGGATGGCCATCTGCACATCCCTGTTCCTGAGGCTATAAACCATGGGATTCAGCAAAGGGGTGATAACAGTGTAAATCACTGTTACCAACTGATCTTTGTCagatgtgaccttggatgagggTCTCAGGTAGACAAAGGAAGCACATCCATAGTGCACTATAACTACTGTGAGGTGAGAGGCACAGGTAGAGAAGGCCTTTTGCTTCCCTTCAGTGGATGGAATTCTCAAGATGGTGCTGACAATGAAGCCATAGGAGAAACAGACAAAGATCAAGGGGACCACAAGCACCAAGACACCACAGATGAATATGATCATCTCATTGACATAGGTGTCACCACAGGCAAGGTGAATAACAGGTGAAATGTCACAGAAGTAGTGATTGATCTTGTTAGAGTTACAGAAGGGGAGAATGAAGACCAAGGTTGTGCCAACCATTGAGATCAAACATCCACTCACCCCACAAATAGCTGCTAGCAATCTGCAGACCTTCCAATTCATGAGGATTGGATAGTTCAGAGGATGGCAGATGGCAGCATAGCGATCATAACCCATTACACCCAACAA is part of the Dromiciops gliroides isolate mDroGli1 chromosome 4, mDroGli1.pri, whole genome shotgun sequence genome and encodes:
- the LOC122754731 gene encoding LOW QUALITY PROTEIN: olfactory receptor 10R2-like (The sequence of the model RefSeq protein was modified relative to this genomic sequence to represent the inferred CDS: inserted 1 base in 1 codon), coding for MEGSLKDGRNPCSPWILLSCVILGTTLXTISSMNSLSSNEIIPQEQLSPENLTMVTEFLLLGFSNLQELQLVLFAVFFCLYIIILCGNITIVTVILLDRNLHTPMYFFLGVLSVSETCYTFVILPKMLLNLLSVLRVISFTNCAIQMFFFLSFAINNCLLLGVMGYDRYAAICHPLNYPILMNWKVCRLLAAICGVSGCLISMVGTTLVFILPFCNSNKINHYFCDISPVIHLACGDTYVNEMIIFICGVLVLVVPLIFVCFSYGFIVSTILRIPSTEGKQKAFSTCASHLTVVIVHYGCASFVYLRPSSKVTSDKDQLVTVIYTVITPLLNPMVYSLRNRDVQMAIQKVISKGKFSHKIL